The following coding sequences are from one Syntrophorhabdaceae bacterium window:
- a CDS encoding C40 family peptidase has translation MRTIFVRILVVFLLFSSLFCCAPKKVRVYESTSEIRGDIIQSSVAFMGKPYRSGAKGPDAFDCSGFVYYVFKQSSVVLPVTAEGLLGMGYQIPRDSVQPGDLVFFKINKGLHLGIMLNDREFIHASKSRGVTVDNVDSSYWRRNLVSFRTVL, from the coding sequence ATGAGAACGATCTTTGTAAGAATTCTCGTTGTTTTTCTCCTTTTTTCAAGCCTCTTTTGTTGTGCCCCGAAGAAGGTCAGGGTCTATGAGTCAACATCGGAGATTCGCGGTGATATTATACAGTCATCGGTTGCGTTCATGGGGAAACCATACAGGAGCGGCGCCAAGGGGCCTGATGCCTTTGACTGCAGCGGTTTTGTATATTATGTCTTCAAGCAATCGAGCGTTGTCCTTCCTGTAACCGCCGAAGGGCTTCTCGGGATGGGATATCAAATCCCCAGGGACAGCGTTCAGCCGGGGGATCTTGTCTTCTTCAAGATAAACAAGGGGCTTCACCTCGGCATCATGCTCAACGACCGTGAGTTTATCCACGCTTCCAAATCAAGGGGTGTTACGGTAGACAATGTGGATTCAAGCTACTGGCGAAGGAATCTTGTGTCGTTCAGGACGGTGTTGTAG
- a CDS encoding thioredoxin fold domain-containing protein — MKTGYKTLLLALVLFLCSCTAHADPVSDGLKRARAQGRAVVMYFYSQYCPYCDAMDSNVLNDNVIGASLKKDFVYIRADIDHRPDLARKYQIRGYPTTILTESNGRIIVKIPGYIPKTDFRKILSYLKGKHYKTMSLGDYLKGGG, encoded by the coding sequence ATGAAGACCGGATACAAGACCCTTCTCCTTGCGCTCGTCCTTTTCCTTTGCTCCTGCACCGCCCACGCAGACCCGGTGTCGGACGGTTTAAAGAGGGCAAGGGCACAGGGAAGGGCGGTGGTCATGTATTTCTACAGCCAATACTGCCCATATTGTGATGCCATGGACAGCAACGTGTTAAACGATAATGTTATCGGCGCATCGCTCAAAAAGGATTTTGTCTACATCAGGGCAGACATTGACCACAGGCCCGATCTGGCGCGCAAATACCAGATCAGGGGCTACCCCACAACCATCCTGACGGAAAGTAACGGAAGGATCATCGTAAAGATACCCGGTTATATTCCGAAAACGGATTTTCGAAAGATACTTTCCTATCTTAAGGGCAAGCACTACAAAACAATGAGTCTGGGAGACTATCTTAAGGGCGGCGGATAA
- a CDS encoding HAD-IB family phosphatase yields MPIKIIFLDCDGTLTKVKSSWEFLHRRLGLWNNHADLYQRLFREGEIDYHEFCRRDALLWRGLPVADVMNVIRGIPYQDGAKEAIRSVKDMGIATFIVSTGLSILVDLVRAELSIDGAASNELLSKNGVLTGEVRINVEYDKKGVLIGAMLGRSGLDRKEACAVGDGEGDIGMFGAVGLPIGFNPHEKVLPHIKHACCGGSLTGIVDIVRRYG; encoded by the coding sequence ATGCCCATCAAAATTATCTTTCTTGACTGCGACGGCACGCTAACCAAGGTAAAGAGCAGTTGGGAGTTTCTGCACAGGAGGCTGGGCCTTTGGAACAACCATGCCGATCTGTACCAGAGGCTCTTCCGGGAAGGCGAGATAGACTACCATGAATTCTGCAGGAGGGATGCCCTCCTCTGGAGGGGGTTGCCGGTTGCCGATGTGATGAATGTTATACGGGGAATCCCCTATCAGGACGGCGCAAAGGAGGCGATCCGTTCAGTAAAAGATATGGGCATCGCCACCTTTATTGTGTCAACGGGCCTGTCAATTCTCGTGGACCTGGTAAGGGCCGAGCTCTCTATCGACGGTGCTGCCTCGAACGAGCTCCTCAGCAAAAACGGGGTCCTCACCGGGGAGGTAAGGATCAACGTTGAATATGACAAAAAGGGGGTCCTTATAGGCGCCATGCTTGGCCGGTCAGGGCTTGACAGAAAAGAGGCCTGTGCCGTCGGGGACGGAGAGGGGGATATCGGCATGTTCGGGGCCGTTGGCCTCCCCATCGGATTCAATCCTCACGAGAAGGTCCTGCCCCATATAAAACACGCCTGTTGCGGCGGCTCTCTCACGGGTATTGTTGACATTGTGAGAAGGTATGGTTAG
- the dnaA gene encoding chromosomal replication initiator protein DnaA, which produces MNDILSQIKRKIASIINEDSYKTWIEPLVLADFKDNRCMVLVPNAFFRDWVIENFEPILLSLLKDLVKNDVTIEYILKKEERPEEKRGVVVRRPSQYNLFNARYTFESFVVGSSNQFANAACLAVATNPGKTYNPLFIYGGVGLGKTHLLNAIGNFLIKHGSVNPDRICYITAESFTNELINSIRYEKMEEFRNRFRKMDMLLIDDIQFIAGKERTQAEFFHTFNTLYDNMKQIVVTSDKFPRDIENFEERLKSRFEWGLVADIQSPDIETKVAILNKKAEIEGIDLPLDVAFFIASNSEDSIRSLEGSLIRIGAFASLNKVTINVDLVKEVIGHIIKEKGREITIDMIIKEVSLYFSISSSDLKSKKRIKSILIPRQVAIYLSRELTDYSLVGIGEKFGGKDHATIIHSIKKIKEDIKVKKELKAAVEKIEQKLKST; this is translated from the coding sequence ATGAACGATATTCTTTCACAGATTAAGCGTAAAATCGCAAGCATTATAAACGAAGACAGCTATAAAACATGGATTGAGCCGCTTGTGCTCGCTGACTTTAAAGACAACCGGTGCATGGTCCTTGTTCCGAATGCCTTCTTTCGGGACTGGGTTATAGAAAACTTCGAGCCCATTCTGCTGTCACTCTTAAAAGATCTTGTAAAAAATGACGTAACCATAGAATATATTTTAAAAAAAGAAGAAAGGCCGGAGGAGAAAAGGGGCGTTGTCGTCAGGCGGCCCAGCCAGTATAATCTTTTTAATGCGCGGTATACCTTTGAAAGTTTCGTTGTCGGCTCGAGCAACCAGTTTGCTAACGCCGCGTGCCTTGCCGTTGCAACAAATCCCGGCAAGACCTACAACCCTCTTTTTATTTATGGTGGTGTCGGGCTTGGCAAGACGCACCTTTTAAATGCTATCGGAAATTTTCTTATCAAACACGGCAGCGTTAATCCTGACAGGATATGTTATATAACCGCCGAATCGTTTACAAATGAACTTATTAACTCTATCCGCTACGAGAAGATGGAGGAGTTCAGAAACAGGTTTAGAAAGATGGATATGCTGCTTATCGACGATATACAGTTTATTGCCGGCAAAGAAAGAACGCAGGCGGAATTTTTTCATACATTTAATACCCTTTATGACAACATGAAACAGATTGTTGTTACAAGCGACAAGTTTCCAAGAGATATTGAAAACTTTGAGGAGCGGCTTAAGTCCCGTTTTGAATGGGGCCTCGTGGCGGACATACAGTCCCCCGACATCGAGACCAAGGTTGCCATACTTAATAAAAAGGCGGAAATTGAGGGGATAGACCTTCCTTTAGACGTTGCCTTTTTTATTGCTTCTAATTCAGAGGACAGCATACGTTCTCTTGAAGGGTCTTTAATAAGGATAGGCGCATTTGCTTCTTTGAATAAGGTTACGATCAATGTTGATCTTGTAAAAGAAGTAATAGGGCACATTATTAAAGAGAAGGGAAGAGAGATTACAATAGATATGATTATTAAAGAGGTGTCGTTGTATTTTTCCATAAGTTCTTCAGACCTTAAGTCTAAAAAAAGAATAAAATCTATTCTTATTCCAAGGCAGGTTGCTATATATCTGTCGCGGGAACTAACAGATTATTCTCTTGTTGGTATCGGTGAAAAGTTCGGCGGTAAGGACCACGCTACCATTATCCACTCTATTAAAAAAATAAAGGAAGATATAAAGGTTAAAAAGGAGTTGAAAGCCGCTGTTGAAAAGATAGAACAGAAGCTTAAATCAACATGA